A single region of the Brachypodium distachyon strain Bd21 chromosome 3, Brachypodium_distachyon_v3.0, whole genome shotgun sequence genome encodes:
- the LOC100831257 gene encoding F-box protein At5g62510: MAKRKRSKKGWSEERSCPTARLTSDLFIEIISRLPVKAVGRAKCVSKTWRNLIQHPDHRSKLPHALAGFFYNRYNDSVERLPSTMPNFTNVSGDVCPFNCPSFDFLPIHQRIELLDCCNGLLLLRLFDNQDADAFSYVVCNPATKNWTALPNSIQSRVKLCIVRLGFDPAVSSHFHVFEFLEDEYEYDITGLGVYSSEKSEWVYTEEIGSGDDIIRLLHDNSPSIFVNGCLHFVTMEPAVVAVDTKGKTWRIIRAPDGGSDDEEAGMGHGFIQHSQGCLHYSNLERHGEGIQLVVYVLMEYGSQDWILKHSIDLSYLFDWRRVDLLVDFNWVAIHQECNLIFFTAGPDNTLMSYDMDRQQVRVMQSLGHDSGTHYLLYVPLYTHS, translated from the coding sequence ATGGCCAAGAGGAAGAGATCCAAGAAAGGATGGTCCGAGGAACGGAGTTGCCCAACGGCTAGGCTCACTAGCGACCTCTTCATCGAGATCATCTCTCGCCTCCCTGTCAAGGCCGTCGGCCGCGCCAAGTGTGTCTCGAAAACCTGGAGGAACCTAATCCAGCACCCCGACCACCGCAGCAAGCTCCCCCACGCCCTGGCCGGCTTCTTCTACAACAGATACAACGACAGCGTAGAGCGACTCCCATCGACCATGCCCAATTTCACCAACGTCTCAGGGGACGTCTGCCCTTTCAACTGCCCCTCATTCGACTTTCTACCCATACACCAACGCATAGAGCTCTTGGACTGCTGCAacggcctgctcctcctccgcctctttgACAACCAGGATGCTGATGCTTTCTCTTATGTTGTGTGCAACCCCGCCACCAAGAACTGGACTGCCCTGCCGAACTCCATCCAATCCCGTGTCAAGTTGTGCATTGTGCGGTTGGGTTTTGACCCAGCTGTGTCGTCCCACTTCCATGTGTTCGAGTTCTTGGAGGATGAGTATGAGTACGATATCACTGGATTGGGTGTATATTCGTCTGAAAAAAGTGAATGGGTTTATACTGAAGAGATAGGATCGGGAGATGATATTATTCGCCTTCTTCATGATAACTCGCCGTCTATCTTTGTTAATGGCTGCCTGCATTTTGTCACCATGGAACCTGCTGTAGTTGCGGTGGACACAAAGGGGAAAACATGGAGGATAATACGTGCCCCTGATGGTGGCAGCGATGATGAGGAGGCTGGCATGGGTCATGGATTCATTCAGCATTCCCAGGGCTGCTTGCATTATTCCAACCTTGAGAGGCACGGTGAAGGGATTCAACTGGTAGTTTATGTTCTCATGGAATATGGCAGCCAAGATTGGATATTGAAGCACAGCATTGATCTTTCATATCTATTTGACTGGAGAAGAGTTGATCTTTTAGTGGACTTTAACTGGGTAGCAATTCATCAGGAATGTAACCTGATTTTCTTCACTGCCGGGCCAGATAACACACTGATGTCCTATGATATGGATCGTCAGCAAGTCCGTGTGATGCAAAGTCTTGGACATGACTCTGGGACGCACTATCTGCTGTATGTGCCATTATATACTCATAGCTAG